Proteins encoded by one window of Micromonospora coxensis:
- a CDS encoding putative quinol monooxygenase, whose amino-acid sequence MLIVAGTLYVDPAGRDAYLASCVEVVRQARSAPGCVDFAISADLVEPARINVYERWESDERLLAFRGAGPAEEQVTAIRGAEVHKFRISGVEAP is encoded by the coding sequence GTGCTCATCGTCGCCGGCACCCTGTACGTCGATCCGGCCGGGCGGGACGCCTACCTGGCCTCCTGCGTGGAGGTCGTCCGGCAGGCGCGGTCCGCGCCCGGCTGCGTCGACTTCGCGATCAGCGCCGACCTGGTCGAGCCGGCCCGGATCAACGTGTACGAGCGCTGGGAGAGCGACGAGCGGTTGCTCGCTTTCCGGGGTGCCGGGCCCGCCGAGGAGCAGGTGACGGCGATCCGTGGCGCGGAGGTGCACAAGTTCCGCATCTCCGGCGTCGAGGCCCCCTGA
- a CDS encoding alpha/beta fold hydrolase produces the protein MSLSATRHRTVEVQGQQIFYREAGDPARPTLVLLHGFPTSSHMFRDLIPALADEYHLIAPDHVGFGHSSAPPLGEFDYRFDRLAEVTEALLDTLGVHRFALYLHDYGAPIGLRIATRHPDRVTGLIAQSGNAYLEGFTPFWDVLFAHAKDRATHEPAVRRLLTPESTRWQYTHGVPADLLDRIAPETWLLDQAGLERPGNAEIQLQLFWDYQFNLDAYPDFQRYFREHRPPTLVTWGRHDEIFGAAGAEAYARDLPEAEIHLLDTGHFALETHGAEIADLIRAFLHRTTGTS, from the coding sequence GTGTCCCTGTCCGCCACCCGCCACCGGACCGTCGAGGTGCAGGGCCAGCAGATCTTCTACCGGGAGGCCGGCGACCCCGCCCGCCCCACCCTCGTCCTGCTGCACGGCTTCCCGACCAGCTCGCACATGTTCCGCGACCTGATCCCCGCCCTGGCCGACGAGTACCACCTGATCGCCCCCGACCACGTCGGGTTCGGCCACTCCTCCGCACCCCCGCTCGGCGAGTTCGACTACCGCTTCGACCGGCTCGCCGAGGTGACCGAGGCACTGCTGGACACCCTCGGCGTCCACCGCTTCGCCCTCTACCTGCACGACTACGGCGCGCCGATCGGCCTGCGGATCGCCACCCGCCACCCGGACCGGGTCACCGGGCTCATCGCGCAGAGCGGCAACGCGTACCTCGAGGGCTTCACCCCGTTCTGGGACGTCCTCTTCGCCCACGCCAAGGACCGCGCCACCCACGAGCCGGCCGTCCGCCGACTGCTGACGCCCGAGTCGACCCGGTGGCAGTACACCCACGGGGTCCCCGCCGACCTGCTGGACCGGATCGCCCCGGAGACCTGGCTGCTCGACCAGGCGGGCCTGGAGCGGCCCGGCAACGCCGAGATCCAGCTCCAACTGTTCTGGGACTACCAGTTCAACCTCGACGCGTACCCCGACTTCCAGCGCTACTTCCGCGAGCACCGGCCGCCGACGCTGGTCACCTGGGGACGGCACGACGAGATCTTCGGGGCCGCCGGCGCCGAGGCGTACGCCCGGGACCTGCCCGAGGCGGAGATCCACCTGCTGGACACCGGCCACTTCGCGCTGGAGACCCACGGCGCCGAGATCGCCGACCTGATCCGCGCCTTCCTGCACCGGACGACCGGCACGTCGTGA
- a CDS encoding TetR/AcrR family transcriptional regulator, giving the protein MDQATAEERLLAAADTLFYERGVQAVGMDAIRQASGVSLKRAYQLFPSKEQLVEAVLRRRDRAVLAGLEAYTSARATPTARILAVFDYLDDWFRQPDFRGCAFINSYAELGGVSAGVADLVRGHKRAFTAHLAALVAAAGEPPALADQLAILANGAMVTAAITGSPEPARQAADVARRLLAAQGAT; this is encoded by the coding sequence GTGGACCAGGCGACAGCCGAGGAGCGGCTGCTGGCCGCCGCCGACACGCTCTTCTACGAGCGCGGCGTGCAGGCCGTCGGGATGGACGCCATCCGGCAGGCGTCCGGGGTGTCGCTCAAGCGGGCGTACCAGCTCTTCCCGTCCAAGGAGCAGCTGGTCGAGGCGGTGCTGCGTCGGCGGGACCGGGCCGTGCTCGCCGGGCTGGAGGCGTACACCTCGGCCCGGGCGACCCCGACGGCGCGCATCCTCGCCGTCTTCGACTACCTCGACGACTGGTTCCGGCAGCCGGACTTCCGCGGCTGCGCGTTCATCAACTCGTACGCCGAGCTGGGGGGCGTCTCGGCGGGGGTGGCGGACCTCGTACGCGGTCACAAGCGGGCCTTCACCGCGCACCTGGCCGCCCTCGTCGCGGCGGCCGGCGAGCCACCCGCCCTCGCCGACCAGCTCGCCATCCTCGCCAACGGCGCGATGGTCACCGCCGCGATCACCGGCAGCCCCGAGCCGGCCCGCCAGGCCGCCGACGTGGCGCGCCGCCTGCTCGCCGCTCAGGGGGCCACGTAG
- a CDS encoding serine hydrolase — protein sequence MRLVAVVAAATVALVAAPAVADGGPGPLPPRPPADPVAWLAFPGGVFSVDAAARTVRYRACDGDTGRVADPGMRVTAGSASGRLTVGGTTYRYDVPLVGRSRGLLMVFPPHARFDWHVGEVVTNPMPPTDPAAGRALLPLTGRLASVVAGAPATGNQAGATVRDLSGRYGMQQVAVNGTLRPKAASVIKLWILVELLRRVDCGQVSLDERVLVTQADVVGGTGQLQFEQIPQLATLRKLAEYMIEYSDNTATNVLINYLGGFAPMNALADSMNQRQTVLARKMLDTEAAARGEENYTSPDDVISLLGAVWDAQILTPASRDLMIGFMREQTLNSKIPAALPPGTPVAHKTGELPDASHDVGYYLIPGAETAVAFLTSGPEPSGADLVRRLARTVYDYVAP from the coding sequence ATGAGGCTCGTGGCGGTGGTCGCCGCCGCGACGGTGGCGCTGGTCGCGGCCCCGGCGGTCGCCGACGGCGGCCCGGGTCCGCTGCCGCCACGCCCACCGGCCGACCCGGTGGCCTGGCTGGCCTTCCCCGGCGGGGTCTTCTCGGTCGACGCCGCCGCGCGCACCGTCCGCTACCGGGCCTGCGACGGCGACACCGGCCGGGTCGCCGACCCGGGCATGCGGGTCACCGCCGGGTCCGCCAGCGGCCGGCTCACCGTCGGGGGTACGACCTACCGGTACGACGTGCCGCTGGTCGGCCGCTCCCGGGGCCTGCTCATGGTGTTCCCGCCGCACGCCCGCTTCGACTGGCACGTCGGCGAGGTGGTCACCAACCCGATGCCGCCCACCGACCCGGCGGCCGGCCGGGCCCTGCTCCCGCTGACCGGCCGGCTCGCGTCGGTGGTGGCCGGCGCGCCGGCCACCGGCAACCAGGCCGGGGCGACGGTCCGCGACCTCTCCGGCCGGTACGGCATGCAGCAGGTCGCGGTCAACGGCACGCTGCGCCCGAAGGCGGCCAGTGTGATCAAGCTGTGGATCCTGGTCGAGTTGCTGCGTCGGGTCGACTGCGGCCAGGTGTCGCTCGACGAACGGGTGCTGGTCACCCAGGCCGACGTGGTCGGCGGCACCGGCCAGTTGCAGTTCGAGCAGATCCCGCAGCTGGCGACCCTGCGCAAGCTCGCCGAGTACATGATCGAGTACAGCGACAACACGGCCACGAACGTGCTGATCAATTACCTGGGCGGGTTCGCGCCGATGAACGCGCTGGCCGACTCGATGAACCAGCGGCAGACCGTGCTGGCCCGCAAGATGCTCGACACCGAGGCCGCCGCCCGGGGCGAGGAGAACTACACCAGCCCGGACGACGTCATCTCGCTGCTCGGCGCGGTCTGGGACGCGCAGATCCTCACCCCGGCCTCCCGCGACCTGATGATCGGCTTCATGCGGGAGCAGACGCTCAACAGCAAGATCCCCGCCGCGTTGCCGCCCGGCACCCCGGTCGCGCACAAGACCGGTGAGCTGCCGGACGCCTCGCACGATGTCGGCTACTACCTGATCCCGGGCGCGGAGACGGCCGTCGCCTTCCTCACCTCCGGCCCGGAGCCCTCCGGCGCCGATCTCGTCCGCCGGCTCGCCCGCACGGTCTACGACTACGTGGCCCCCTGA
- a CDS encoding VOC family protein: MEQRISLVTLGVTDLPRARAFYERLGWRGQEVEETVFFQAGGLALVLWGRQKLAADAGVPDTGPGAMTLAQNVRSRAEVDAILATAAEAGTRITRPAADTFYGGYAGCFTDPDGHVWEIAWNPGFPLADDGTLTVPDFDTPPST, from the coding sequence ATGGAGCAACGGATCAGCCTGGTCACCCTCGGCGTCACCGACCTGCCCCGCGCCCGCGCCTTCTACGAGCGGCTCGGCTGGCGCGGCCAGGAGGTCGAGGAGACGGTCTTCTTCCAGGCCGGCGGCCTGGCGCTGGTGCTCTGGGGCCGACAGAAGCTGGCCGCCGACGCGGGCGTGCCGGACACCGGGCCGGGCGCGATGACGCTCGCGCAGAACGTCCGCTCCCGCGCCGAGGTCGACGCGATCCTCGCCACGGCTGCCGAGGCGGGGACGCGGATCACCCGCCCCGCCGCCGACACCTTCTACGGCGGGTACGCCGGCTGTTTCACCGACCCCGACGGTCACGTGTGGGAGATCGCCTGGAACCCGGGCTTCCCGCTCGCCGACGACGGCACCCTGACCGTGCCCGACTTCGACACCCCGCCGTCGACCTGA
- the yidD gene encoding membrane protein insertion efficiency factor YidD produces the protein MYDVIDLKRKRHPSKKHKKRDWCDCNCDGPDCCDFGLFSFLLTLGATTAQVSRTPIVDRAGRAAILGYRRWLSHRWPGQCRYTPTCSAYGLTAVEKYGLAVGGRMAADRLRRCKPHVPRGTHDPVR, from the coding sequence ATGTACGACGTGATCGACCTCAAGCGCAAGCGGCACCCGTCGAAGAAGCACAAGAAACGTGACTGGTGCGACTGCAACTGCGACGGCCCGGACTGCTGCGACTTCGGGCTCTTCTCCTTCCTGCTCACCCTCGGCGCGACCACCGCACAGGTCAGCCGCACGCCGATCGTCGACCGGGCCGGCCGGGCCGCCATCCTCGGCTACCGGCGCTGGTTGTCGCACCGCTGGCCCGGCCAGTGCCGCTACACCCCGACGTGCAGCGCGTACGGCCTCACCGCCGTCGAGAAGTACGGCCTGGCCGTCGGCGGACGGATGGCCGCGGACCGGCTGCGCCGCTGCAAGCCGCACGTGCCGCGCGGCACCCACGACCCGGTCCGATAA
- a CDS encoding phosphotransferase family protein, with amino-acid sequence MTRTVTLVLVDPTGRPLGALPEYEVESPWWQEVDPVVRGAPVEVSVLRLLDGHGDRPGVGGTVRYLAEVAEPPAVPLRPAAVDLAPHPLRAPYAEPGGPAASITWARAVLDRLGRPAGEVTQRRTWNLSAIWRLDSPHATAWLKQVPGFFRHEAAVLRRLGSLTPGRVPVLLADDGDGRMLLDHVPGEDRYGADPAERAAIAADQHDLQVRALPLVDDLVADGVPDLRGPALARWIRATIPPSALPSTNPLDGLAERLAQVAECGVPDTLVHGDLHPGNVRGDGVRRVVIDWGDAFVGHPAFDILRLTEGLPASTAAPLLGAWCARWRDSVPGCDPERAVALLRPVAALRMAAVYAMFLAGIEPSERIYHADDVPRCLAEATSAVG; translated from the coding sequence GTGACCCGCACCGTGACCCTCGTCCTGGTCGACCCCACCGGCCGCCCCCTCGGGGCGCTACCCGAGTACGAGGTGGAATCGCCCTGGTGGCAGGAGGTCGATCCGGTGGTGCGGGGCGCGCCCGTCGAGGTGAGCGTGCTGCGCCTGCTGGACGGGCACGGGGACCGGCCGGGCGTCGGCGGCACTGTCCGCTACCTGGCCGAGGTCGCCGAGCCGCCCGCCGTACCGCTGCGCCCGGCGGCAGTGGACCTGGCACCGCATCCGCTGCGCGCCCCGTACGCCGAACCCGGCGGCCCGGCCGCCAGCATCACCTGGGCGCGGGCGGTGCTCGACCGTCTCGGCCGGCCCGCCGGCGAGGTGACGCAGCGACGTACCTGGAACCTGTCGGCGATCTGGCGACTCGACTCACCGCACGCGACGGCCTGGCTCAAGCAGGTGCCCGGCTTCTTCCGGCACGAGGCGGCGGTGCTGCGCCGGCTCGGCTCGCTCACGCCGGGGCGGGTACCCGTACTGCTGGCCGACGACGGCGACGGGCGGATGCTGCTCGACCACGTGCCGGGGGAGGACCGCTACGGCGCCGACCCCGCCGAACGCGCGGCCATCGCCGCTGACCAGCACGACCTCCAGGTACGCGCGCTGCCCCTCGTCGACGACCTCGTCGCGGACGGGGTGCCGGACCTGCGCGGGCCGGCGCTCGCCCGGTGGATCCGCGCGACGATCCCACCGTCGGCGCTGCCCAGCACCAATCCGCTCGACGGGTTGGCGGAGCGGCTGGCGCAGGTGGCGGAGTGCGGGGTGCCCGACACGTTGGTCCACGGCGACCTGCACCCCGGCAACGTGCGCGGTGACGGTGTACGGCGAGTGGTCATCGACTGGGGGGACGCGTTCGTCGGGCACCCGGCGTTCGACATCCTCCGGCTGACCGAAGGGCTGCCCGCGTCCACGGCCGCCCCGCTGCTCGGGGCGTGGTGCGCGCGGTGGCGGGACAGCGTGCCCGGGTGCGATCCGGAGCGGGCGGTGGCGTTGCTGCGTCCGGTGGCGGCGCTGCGGATGGCAGCCGTGTACGCGATGTTCCTCGCCGGGATCGAGCCGAGCGAGCGGATCTACCACGCCGACGACGTGCCCCGCTGTCTGGCGGAAGCGACCTCTGCCGTCGGCTGA
- a CDS encoding VOC family protein, whose product MLDHLGIQSRDIPASSAFYDTVLATLGARRMMEFGDVIGYGVERPDFWISPATSPGTGFETHVAFTASSRAAVQAFHDAAVGAGAEVLHAPRVWPEYHPTYFGAFVRDPDGNNVEAVCHAPE is encoded by the coding sequence GTGCTCGACCACCTCGGCATCCAGTCCCGCGACATCCCCGCCAGCAGCGCCTTCTACGACACCGTCCTGGCCACGCTGGGCGCGCGCCGGATGATGGAGTTCGGCGACGTAATCGGCTACGGCGTCGAGCGGCCCGACTTCTGGATCAGCCCCGCGACCTCCCCCGGCACCGGGTTCGAGACGCACGTCGCGTTCACCGCATCGAGCCGCGCGGCGGTCCAGGCGTTCCACGACGCGGCGGTCGGGGCGGGCGCGGAGGTGCTGCACGCGCCCCGGGTCTGGCCGGAGTACCACCCGACCTACTTCGGCGCGTTCGTCCGCGACCCGGACGGCAACAACGTCGAGGCGGTCTGCCACGCCCCCGAGTGA
- a CDS encoding phospholipase D-like domain-containing protein: protein MHQTSSLTRKPHLRSLALVTAVLTAVTLPVTPVAAQTPAAPAPPPVTTAPPASAVVPIAASEVRNYAWFNSKADAADMHAGVGAHVARLINATPAGATLSLTLYFFNRQEVLAALKGAAARGVKVRIVINGSQVWDGDAYYKALKAISGITVVECGTRRPDKQSTRGCMTRRTEASPLHNPPLMHNKFMTISSVRLAGGGTAKNVLYVSSANLDHYPAYENAITISYTGLYADYLHYFNALMAQGQSGASDANAGRTYTAGNHRLYTFPRREAAGTKPRSGSNDPIVSILKGLTCSSSTRIDLANFRIQRRAVVNELIAARKRGCQVRVVTGARTGRPHDVGAPMAALVTLAKAMPVHLCGYTEAGGIPMHEKFIIIRQAGTSTLYLGSHNLTYRALRQNDENILALRNHLLAKPFQQRFDSHHSTCRVYDPSKDPNIPASGDVADESTD from the coding sequence GTGCACCAGACATCGTCCCTGACCAGAAAGCCCCACCTGCGCAGCCTCGCCCTGGTGACCGCCGTGCTGACGGCGGTCACCCTGCCTGTCACCCCGGTCGCGGCGCAGACCCCCGCTGCGCCGGCCCCGCCGCCCGTGACGACCGCGCCTCCCGCATCTGCGGTGGTTCCGATCGCCGCGTCCGAGGTACGCAACTACGCCTGGTTCAACAGCAAGGCGGACGCGGCGGACATGCACGCCGGAGTCGGTGCCCACGTGGCCCGGCTGATCAACGCGACGCCGGCCGGGGCGACGCTCTCGCTCACCCTCTACTTCTTCAACCGGCAGGAGGTCCTCGCCGCCCTCAAGGGGGCCGCCGCCCGGGGCGTGAAGGTGCGGATCGTCATCAACGGCAGTCAGGTCTGGGACGGGGACGCCTACTACAAGGCGCTCAAGGCCATCTCGGGCATCACCGTCGTGGAGTGCGGCACCCGGCGTCCCGACAAGCAGTCGACCCGCGGCTGCATGACCCGCCGCACCGAAGCGTCGCCGCTGCACAACCCGCCGCTGATGCACAACAAGTTCATGACCATCTCCAGCGTCCGGCTGGCCGGCGGCGGGACGGCGAAGAACGTCCTCTACGTCTCGTCGGCCAACCTCGACCACTACCCCGCGTACGAGAACGCCATCACCATCAGCTACACCGGCCTGTACGCCGACTATCTGCACTACTTCAACGCCCTGATGGCCCAGGGCCAATCCGGGGCGAGTGACGCCAACGCCGGGCGTACCTACACGGCCGGTAACCACCGCCTCTACACCTTCCCGCGCCGCGAGGCCGCCGGGACCAAGCCCAGGAGTGGCAGCAACGACCCGATCGTGAGCATCCTCAAGGGGCTGACCTGCTCCAGCAGCACCAGGATCGACCTGGCGAACTTCCGGATCCAGCGCCGCGCGGTGGTGAACGAACTGATCGCCGCCCGCAAGCGCGGCTGCCAGGTCCGGGTCGTCACCGGCGCCAGGACCGGCCGGCCGCACGATGTGGGCGCACCCATGGCGGCGCTGGTGACCCTCGCCAAGGCCATGCCTGTGCACCTCTGCGGCTACACCGAGGCCGGTGGCATCCCGATGCACGAGAAGTTCATCATCATCCGCCAGGCGGGCACGTCGACGCTCTACCTGGGCAGTCACAACCTCACCTACCGGGCGCTGCGCCAGAACGACGAGAACATCCTCGCGTTGCGCAACCACCTACTCGCCAAGCCGTTCCAGCAGCGGTTCGACTCGCACCACAGCACCTGCCGGGTCTACGACCCGAGCAAGGACCCCAACATCCCCGCCTCGGGTGACGTCGCCGACGAATCCACCGACTGA
- a CDS encoding AfsR/SARP family transcriptional regulator has product MRVLRINVLGPVQVERDDRPVRLGPKQVELLAILLVEPGAAIPATRIVDLMWGDERSPGARATLRSHVSHLRQALGAERALITVGTAYRLDVPPDAVDAYRFERWCADARRLVAAGEPDLAERGAALLADALALWRGPAFADVADRSFVLPTVARLDAARRAARRDHAGVLSALGRHAEAVAQLAGAVVDDPYDEGVRRMLALALYAERRVDEAAEVCRDGLVLLRERGLDAPELQELQRDILHRRLPSPRRAADSAKPVRPCLLPPDPPQFVGRAAELRAARRLLADGTATVLVSGAAGVGKTLFATRLAHAMRDDFPHGQLYVTMHGFDPTGVPMTAGEAVRGFLDALGVPPERVPATLDAQVGLYRSLLADRRMLVVLDNVRDTAQARPLLPGASGCATVVVSRSQLPGLVVAEGARPLRLDLLDEGESRELIARRVGAARLAGEPAAVARIVESCGRLPLALAIVAARAATHPEFTLDALAGELRGLDGFAGGDGSADVRAVFSWSYRSLGPAAARLFRLLAAHPGPDLTVAAAAALAGTPADQVRPALRDLAAAHLVVEHTPGRYALHDLLRAYADELGRDDGERPAAVRRALDHYLHTALAADALLWPHRDPLAAPPLAEGVTPQVFAGRDDALAWFTAEHAVLLAGLEQAARAGLDGHGWRLAWAVTNFLARRGHWSDWVRAGLAGVAAAARDGDRAAEAEAHRIVGGAYVRLREFDEARAHYRHALDLFAGLGDLVGEGFTCRSLGWLCEQEGDVGAALRHDQRALELFRRAGHERGEANTLNSVGWCHALLGDHEQAIVHCRRSLALLERLGDPVGMAGAWDSLGYAYRHLDLRAAIACYRQALTLYRQLGDRLNEGLTLRHLGETEYAGGDVDAARLSWRQALDILAEVEHPDTERVRALLDTAA; this is encoded by the coding sequence GTGAGGGTGCTGCGGATCAACGTGCTCGGGCCGGTGCAGGTGGAGCGCGATGACCGACCCGTACGCCTCGGCCCGAAGCAGGTCGAACTCCTGGCCATCCTCCTCGTCGAGCCGGGCGCGGCGATCCCCGCGACCCGGATCGTCGACCTGATGTGGGGCGACGAGCGCTCGCCCGGGGCGCGGGCCACCCTCCGCAGCCACGTCTCCCACCTGCGTCAGGCGCTGGGAGCGGAGCGGGCGCTGATTACCGTGGGGACCGCGTACCGGCTCGATGTGCCCCCGGACGCTGTCGACGCGTACCGCTTCGAGCGCTGGTGCGCCGACGCCCGTCGCCTGGTCGCAGCGGGCGAGCCGGACCTGGCCGAGCGGGGTGCGGCCCTGCTGGCGGACGCGCTGGCGTTGTGGCGCGGCCCGGCCTTCGCCGACGTGGCGGACCGGTCGTTCGTGCTGCCGACGGTGGCCCGGCTCGATGCGGCCCGGCGGGCGGCGCGGCGGGACCACGCGGGGGTGCTGTCCGCGCTGGGCCGGCACGCCGAGGCGGTCGCGCAGCTTGCCGGCGCGGTTGTGGACGACCCCTACGACGAGGGGGTACGCCGAATGCTCGCTCTGGCCCTCTACGCCGAGCGGCGGGTGGACGAGGCGGCCGAGGTGTGTCGGGACGGGCTGGTGCTGCTGCGGGAGCGGGGTCTCGACGCGCCGGAGCTGCAGGAGTTGCAGCGAGACATCCTGCACCGGCGGTTGCCGTCGCCGCGCCGGGCGGCGGATTCCGCCAAACCGGTCCGGCCCTGCCTGCTGCCGCCGGACCCACCGCAGTTCGTGGGGCGCGCCGCAGAGCTGCGAGCGGCCCGCCGGCTGCTGGCCGACGGTACGGCGACGGTGCTGGTCAGCGGGGCCGCCGGGGTCGGCAAGACCCTCTTCGCCACCAGGCTGGCGCACGCGATGCGCGACGACTTCCCGCACGGCCAGCTCTACGTCACCATGCACGGGTTCGACCCGACGGGCGTGCCAATGACGGCGGGTGAGGCGGTACGGGGCTTCCTCGACGCGCTCGGGGTGCCGCCGGAGCGGGTGCCGGCGACCCTCGACGCGCAGGTCGGGCTCTACCGGAGCCTGCTCGCCGACCGGCGGATGCTGGTGGTGCTGGACAACGTCCGTGACACCGCGCAGGCCCGGCCGCTGCTGCCGGGCGCGTCCGGCTGCGCCACGGTGGTGGTGAGCCGCAGCCAGCTTCCCGGCCTGGTGGTCGCCGAGGGCGCTCGTCCATTGCGGCTCGACCTGCTCGACGAAGGCGAATCCCGGGAGCTGATCGCCCGCCGGGTGGGAGCCGCGCGGCTGGCCGGCGAGCCGGCGGCGGTGGCCCGCATCGTCGAGTCCTGCGGCCGGCTGCCACTGGCGTTGGCGATCGTGGCCGCCCGGGCGGCCACCCACCCGGAGTTCACCCTCGATGCGCTGGCCGGCGAACTGCGGGGACTGGACGGGTTCGCCGGGGGCGACGGCAGCGCCGACGTCCGGGCGGTCTTCTCCTGGTCGTACCGGAGTCTCGGCCCGGCGGCGGCCCGGTTGTTCCGGTTGCTGGCCGCGCACCCCGGCCCGGACCTCACCGTCGCCGCCGCGGCCGCTCTCGCCGGCACACCGGCCGATCAGGTACGCCCGGCGCTGCGCGACCTCGCGGCGGCGCACCTGGTCGTCGAGCACACTCCCGGCCGCTACGCGCTGCACGACCTGCTCCGGGCGTACGCCGACGAGTTGGGGCGCGACGACGGTGAGCGGCCGGCGGCGGTACGGCGGGCGCTGGACCACTACCTGCACACGGCGCTCGCCGCCGACGCCCTGCTCTGGCCGCACCGCGACCCACTGGCAGCGCCGCCCCTCGCCGAGGGCGTGACGCCGCAGGTGTTCGCCGGCCGGGACGACGCGCTGGCCTGGTTCACCGCCGAGCACGCGGTGCTGCTGGCCGGGCTGGAGCAGGCGGCGCGTGCCGGCCTGGACGGGCACGGGTGGCGGCTCGCCTGGGCGGTCACGAACTTCCTCGCCCGCCGCGGTCACTGGTCGGACTGGGTACGCGCCGGGCTGGCCGGGGTGGCCGCCGCCGCGCGGGACGGTGACCGGGCCGCCGAGGCGGAGGCGCACCGAATCGTGGGCGGCGCGTACGTGCGGCTGCGGGAGTTCGACGAGGCGCGGGCACACTACCGGCATGCCCTCGACCTGTTCGCGGGCCTCGGCGACCTGGTCGGTGAGGGGTTCACCTGCCGCAGCCTCGGCTGGCTGTGCGAGCAGGAGGGTGACGTCGGCGCGGCGCTGCGCCACGACCAGCGGGCGTTGGAGCTGTTCCGGCGGGCCGGCCACGAGCGGGGCGAGGCGAACACGCTGAACTCGGTGGGCTGGTGTCACGCCCTGCTCGGCGACCACGAGCAGGCCATCGTCCACTGTCGCCGCTCACTGGCGCTGCTGGAACGCCTCGGCGACCCGGTCGGCATGGCCGGTGCCTGGGACAGCCTCGGGTACGCCTACCGCCACCTCGACCTCCGTGCGGCGATCGCCTGCTACCGCCAGGCCCTGACGCTGTACCGGCAGCTCGGGGACCGACTCAACGAGGGGCTCACGCTGCGGCACCTGGGTGAGACCGAATACGCCGGCGGTGACGTCGACGCCGCCCGGCTTTCCTGGCGGCAGGCGCTGGACATCCTCGCCGAGGTGGAACACCCGGACACGGAGCGGGTCCGGGCGCTGTTGGACACCGCCGCCTGA